A single region of the Bicyclus anynana chromosome 16, ilBicAnyn1.1, whole genome shotgun sequence genome encodes:
- the LOC128198866 gene encoding uncharacterized protein LOC128198866 — MDPQHLLKDEVEFELACRGYSQPGLVSALKKILKKMLEAESVMSVSYEIKSPQASVTTPSLELDVCAVKVNNLMCYVSELNEKPDKLLFKRLVSRLFHVVNRLKLAVPVDEVEKDRRNVLLDKAVILLKDLEGKDEIEDSDHITPEMREALHNSIGDDGKKILNLLDEHVNPESVLPSASEATKSVDTQGIFALNSNIQRKVSFAQEDLHIPFGREKQSPCKVFNSTTFDETPMRKLKLVPICQWGVHFYGDNKFSVNAFIERVHELKDARNATDDDLWRHAIDFFKGDALIWFRANREFVGSWNELVLLLKRSFQSPFYQEELLSEAKARTQGKSESVLIFIAEPNTVVNSLEPDLAYKTDKTLTNSTPALTEIKDSKKSNTLQGVNMRCWNCRETGHVFRSCPVPKQRLFCYRCGRFGLTLKDCICKGNGNGESSKPAS, encoded by the exons ATGGATCCACAACATTTACTTAAAGATGAAGTTGAATTTGAGCTCGCGTGCCGTGGATATAGTCAGCCAGGTCTGGTTTCTgccttaaaaaaaatcctaaaaaaaatgttagaggCAGAAAGTGTAATGAGCGTATCTTATGAAATAAAATCACCTCAGGCGTCTGTCACTACACCTAGTCTCGAGTTAGACGTATGTGCAGTTAAAGTTAACAACCTCATGTGTTACGTTTCTGAGTTAAATGAAAAACCAgataagttactttttaaacGTTTAGTTTCGCGGCTATTTCATGTGGTCAATAGGTTAAAGTTGGCCGTGCCGGTGGATGAAGTAGAAAAGGATAGACGGAACGTACTTTTAGACAAagctgtaattttattaaaggaTTTAGAGGGGAAGGATGAGATAGAGGATAGTGATCACATAACTCCAGAAATGAGAGAGGCACTACATAATTCTATAGGGGATGatggtaagaaaattttaaacttattagaTGAGCATGTTAACCCAGAAAGTGTACTTCCCTCCGCCTCAGAAGCAACGAAAAGCGTAGACACTCAAGGAATTTTCGCTTTAAATAGTAATATTCAAAGGAAAGTCAGTTTTGCGCAAGAGGACTTACATATTCCCTTTGGTAGGGAAAAACAATCTCCATGTAAAGTTTTTAATTCAACTACATTTGACGAGACGCCTATGCGTAAACTTAAATTGGTTCCAATTTGTCAATGGGGTGTACACTTTTATGGGGATAATAAATTTAGTGTCAATGCGTTTATAGAAAGGGTACATGAGTTGAAGGATGCCAGAAATGCCACAGATGATGACTTATGGCGACATGCCATCGACTTTTTTAAAGGCGACGCGTTAATTTGGTTCCGAGCAAATAGAGAGTTCGTAGGTAGCTGGAATGAACttgtactattattaaaacgttcaTTCCAGTCACCTTTTTATCAGGAAGAGCTTCTTTCAGAAGCAAAAGCTAGGACGCAAGGAAAATCCGAATCAGTGCTTATATTTATTGCC GAACCTAACACGGTAGTAAACTCATTAGAGCCAGATTTAGCATATAAGACGGATAAAACACTTACCAATAGTACACCAGCTCTTACGGAAATAAAAGACTCTAAAAAGAGTAACACTTTACAGGGGGTCAACATGCGATGTTGGAATTGTCGTGAAACGGGCCATGTGTTTCGTTCTTGCCCTGTACCAAAACAGCGTTTATTTTGCTACCGCTGCGGTCGTTTTGGACTCACTCTAAAAGACTGTATTTGTAAGGGAAACGGCAACGGGGAAAGCTCGAAGCCAGCCAGCTGA